The following coding sequences are from one Rathayibacter sp. VKM Ac-2760 window:
- the efeB gene encoding iron uptake transporter deferrochelatase/peroxidase subunit produces MGADEPAEQPRRLSRRGLLGLVSAGTAGLAAGIGGTVAVTSATSANASSAATRVVPFFGANQAGITTAAQDRLHFAAFDLASSATRDDLIELLQDWTVAASRLTQGLDVSEEGAVGGPDTAPPDDTGEALGLDASSLTITFGFGPSLFADESGTDRFGLADRRPAALETLPRFRGDALIPAAGGGDLCIQACADDPQVAVHAIRNLSRIAFGRASLRWSQLGFGRTSSTSTAQATPRNLFGFKDGTANIKSEEPDAVQEHVWVQDADGPAWLAGGSYLVARKIRMIIETWDRSQLGEQERVIGRSKGSGAPLSGGGEFTEPDFEAAGATGAPLVDRESHVRLAHPTVNNGARLLRRGYNFVDGNDELGRLNAGLFFLSFQRSPEQFIAVQRNLATDALNEYIKHVGSAVFAVPPGVRGEGDFVGSGLFA; encoded by the coding sequence ATCGGCGCCGACGAGCCCGCCGAGCAGCCCCGCCGCCTCTCGCGGCGCGGGCTGCTCGGCCTCGTCTCGGCGGGCACCGCGGGCCTCGCCGCGGGGATCGGCGGGACGGTCGCCGTCACCTCCGCGACCAGCGCGAACGCCTCCTCCGCCGCCACCCGGGTGGTGCCCTTCTTCGGCGCCAACCAGGCGGGCATCACGACGGCCGCGCAGGACCGGCTGCACTTCGCGGCGTTCGACCTCGCCTCCAGCGCCACCCGCGACGACCTGATCGAGCTGCTGCAGGACTGGACCGTCGCGGCATCGCGGCTGACCCAGGGCCTCGACGTGAGCGAGGAGGGCGCCGTCGGCGGGCCCGACACCGCTCCGCCGGACGACACCGGCGAGGCGCTCGGCCTCGACGCCTCCTCGCTCACGATCACCTTCGGCTTCGGGCCCTCGCTCTTCGCCGACGAGTCGGGTACCGACCGGTTCGGCCTCGCCGACCGCCGGCCGGCCGCGCTCGAGACCCTCCCCCGCTTCCGCGGCGACGCGCTGATCCCGGCGGCCGGCGGCGGCGACCTCTGCATCCAGGCCTGCGCGGACGACCCGCAGGTCGCCGTGCACGCGATCCGCAATCTCAGCCGGATCGCCTTCGGCCGCGCCTCGCTGCGCTGGTCGCAGCTCGGCTTCGGGCGCACCTCCTCCACCTCGACGGCGCAGGCGACTCCGCGGAACCTCTTCGGCTTCAAGGACGGCACCGCGAACATCAAGTCCGAGGAGCCGGACGCGGTGCAGGAGCACGTCTGGGTGCAGGACGCGGACGGGCCGGCCTGGCTCGCGGGCGGCAGCTATCTCGTGGCCCGCAAGATCCGGATGATCATCGAGACCTGGGACCGCAGCCAGCTCGGCGAGCAGGAGCGGGTGATCGGCCGCAGCAAGGGCTCCGGCGCTCCGCTCTCGGGCGGCGGGGAGTTCACCGAGCCGGACTTCGAGGCGGCCGGCGCGACCGGCGCTCCCCTGGTCGACCGGGAGTCGCACGTGCGGCTCGCGCACCCGACGGTCAACAACGGGGCTCGGCTGCTGCGCCGCGGCTACAACTTCGTCGACGGCAACGACGAGCTGGGGCGGCTGAACGCGGGGCTGTTCTTCCTGTCGTTCCAGCGATCGCCGGAGCAGTTCATCGCGGTGCAGCGGAACCTCGCGACGGACGCGCTCAACGAGTACATCAAGCACGTCGGCTCCGCGGTCTTCGCGGTGCCGCCCGGCGTGCGGGGCGAGGGCGACTTCGTGGGCTCGGGGCTGTTCGCCTGA
- a CDS encoding thioredoxin domain-containing protein, with protein sequence MSGNSAKNQPTKRERQELARIEARERREQERRRKRRNRVLGQSGAAVGVLAVVALVAWNVWSQQEIASTGPANMLSDGIVLTGADSAVTAETTPPIEAGEEPVPTDEAATRAGGVVTVDLYVDYLCPYCGQFETANAANLRSWLTQGAISLEIHPVAILDSSSAGSEYSSRAANAAACVADEDPDRFLAVHEALFAKQPAEGTTGLSDDELRALVTEAGVSDDDVLACITSGEFRPWVAAATERATSGTLANSSVAKLSSTPTVLVNGEQYTGEPDDADAFVAFITSTLEAEGAMPAPTPAG encoded by the coding sequence ATGTCCGGGAACAGTGCGAAGAACCAGCCGACCAAGCGCGAGCGGCAGGAGCTCGCCCGCATCGAGGCGCGGGAGCGGCGCGAGCAGGAGCGGCGCCGGAAGCGGCGGAACCGCGTCCTGGGCCAGAGCGGCGCCGCCGTCGGGGTGCTCGCCGTCGTCGCCCTCGTCGCGTGGAACGTCTGGTCGCAGCAGGAGATCGCGAGCACCGGTCCGGCGAACATGCTGAGCGACGGCATCGTGCTGACCGGGGCGGACTCGGCGGTGACCGCCGAGACGACGCCGCCGATCGAGGCGGGCGAGGAGCCCGTGCCGACCGACGAGGCGGCCACGCGGGCGGGCGGCGTCGTGACCGTCGATCTCTACGTCGACTACCTCTGCCCGTACTGCGGGCAGTTCGAGACGGCGAACGCGGCGAATCTGCGGTCGTGGCTGACGCAGGGGGCGATCTCGCTCGAGATCCATCCGGTCGCGATCCTCGACTCCTCCTCCGCCGGGTCGGAGTACTCGAGCCGGGCGGCGAACGCGGCGGCCTGCGTGGCCGACGAGGATCCGGACCGGTTCCTCGCGGTGCACGAGGCGCTGTTCGCGAAGCAGCCGGCCGAGGGGACGACGGGGCTGAGCGACGACGAGCTCCGCGCGCTCGTGACGGAGGCGGGCGTGAGTGACGACGACGTGCTCGCGTGCATCACCAGCGGCGAGTTCCGGCCGTGGGTGGCGGCCGCGACGGAGCGGGCGACCTCGGGGACGCTCGCGAACTCCTCCGTCGCGAAGCTGTCGTCGACGCCGACGGTGCTCGTGAACGGCGAGCAGTACACCGGCGAGCCGGACGATGCGGACGCGTTCGTGGCGTTCATCACCTCGACGCTCGAGGCGGAGGGCGCGATGCCGGCGCCGACGCCGGCGGGCTGA